One window of the Betaproteobacteria bacterium genome contains the following:
- a CDS encoding insulinase family protein — protein MDLHAPDRRGTPRRQLPRLLAALFLPLLATPALPNPFETTLKNGLKVIVKEDRRAPTAVQMVWYRVGSMDEVDGNSGVAHVLEHMMFKGTPSVGPGEFNRLVAAAGGRDNAFTSRDYTAYFQQVPKEKLPQMMALEADRMRHLNVDAKEFEQEIKVVMEERRMRTDDNPQSKLFEQMNAVAYQAHPYRRPIIGWMSDLESMTAADARAWYDIWYLPNNATVVVAGDVDHQAVFALAEKHFGALEGRPLPVRRPQTEPLQEGVRRLTVKGPAELPVLLMGYKAPVLRDVVRDSDPYALEMLGAVLDGHAAARFGKKLVREDKVAVSAGVEYDSTARGPGMFYLHGSPSEGHTVADLEGALRAEIARIQKDGVDESELKRARAQIVASQTYKLDSVFAQAMEIGQFEVTGLSYRDVGRILEKLQAVTAADVQAVAKKYFNDDSLTIGVLDPQPLDGKPRRAGVATRH, from the coding sequence ATGGACCTGCACGCCCCCGACCGCCGCGGCACCCCCCGTCGCCAGCTGCCCCGGCTCCTCGCCGCCCTCTTCCTCCCCCTGCTGGCCACCCCGGCCCTGCCCAACCCCTTCGAAACCACGCTCAAGAACGGGCTCAAGGTCATCGTCAAGGAGGACCGGCGCGCCCCGACGGCGGTGCAGATGGTCTGGTACCGCGTGGGCAGCATGGACGAGGTCGACGGCAACTCGGGCGTCGCCCACGTCCTCGAACACATGATGTTCAAGGGCACCCCCAGCGTCGGACCGGGCGAATTCAATCGGCTGGTGGCCGCCGCGGGCGGCCGCGACAATGCCTTCACCAGCCGCGACTACACCGCCTACTTCCAGCAGGTACCCAAGGAGAAACTGCCGCAAATGATGGCCCTGGAAGCGGACCGCATGCGCCACCTAAACGTGGACGCCAAGGAATTCGAACAGGAGATCAAGGTGGTCATGGAGGAGCGACGCATGCGCACCGACGACAACCCTCAGTCCAAACTCTTCGAGCAGATGAACGCGGTGGCCTACCAGGCCCATCCCTACCGCCGCCCCATCATCGGCTGGATGAGCGACCTGGAGTCGATGACCGCCGCCGACGCCCGCGCCTGGTACGACATCTGGTACCTGCCCAACAACGCCACCGTCGTCGTGGCGGGAGACGTGGATCATCAGGCGGTCTTCGCCTTGGCGGAAAAGCACTTTGGCGCACTGGAAGGCCGGCCCCTGCCCGTCCGCCGGCCCCAGACCGAGCCCCTGCAGGAGGGAGTCCGCCGCCTCACGGTCAAGGGCCCTGCCGAGCTGCCGGTGCTGCTCATGGGCTACAAGGCGCCCGTTCTGCGGGACGTCGTCCGGGACAGCGACCCCTACGCCCTGGAAATGCTGGGGGCCGTCCTCGACGGCCACGCCGCGGCGCGCTTCGGCAAGAAACTGGTGCGGGAAGACAAGGTCGCCGTGTCGGCCGGCGTCGAGTACGACTCCACCGCCCGCGGCCCCGGCATGTTCTACCTGCACGGCAGCCCCTCGGAAGGGCACACGGTGGCCGATCTGGAAGGGGCCCTGCGGGCCGAGATCGCCCGCATCCAGAAGGACGGCGTAGACGAGTCCGAGCTGAAGCGCGCCCGGGCCCAGATCGTCGCCAGCCAGACCTACAAGCTCGATTCCGTCTTCGCCCAGGCCATGGAAATCGGCCAGTTCGAAGTCACCGGCCTCTCTTACCGTGACGTGGGACGCATCCTGGAAAAGCTCCAGGCGGTCACCGCCGCGGACGTCCAGGCGGTGGCGAAAAAATACTTCAACGACGACAGCCTCACCATCGGCGTCCTCGACCCCCAACCCCTGGACGGCAAGCCGCGCCGCGCCGGCGTCGCCACCCGTCACTGA
- a CDS encoding insulinase family protein yields MKRLILAFTALAVLACAPLARAGVAIEHWVSPSGARVFYVASRGLPILDVQVDFAAGSMFDPQGKSGTAALTRALLDLGAGDLDENALADRLADVGAVLSGGADTDRASVALRTLAASDKRGPALEVMRAVLTAPRYDAAIFQREQARTVTSLKDALTRPDAIGGRAFWKALYPDHPYGRQSSPESVAALSRDEVLSFYRSHYTARNASVTLVGDLSRAEAETIAEALVAGLPAGAVAALPAPPSSPKGGRDDVAHPAAQAHIMVGLPTVERGNPDFFPLLVGNYTLGGGGFVSRLMKEVRDKRGYAYSVYSYFAPLKQAGPFQIGLQTKRSQARDALAVSLDVLKAFLAEGPTAQELEAAKANLTGSFPLRLDSNKKILDNVANIGFYGLPLDYLDRYQEKIAAVSAADVRRAFARHVRIESLVTVTVAAD; encoded by the coding sequence ATGAAACGTCTCATTCTCGCCTTCACCGCCCTCGCCGTCCTTGCCTGCGCCCCCCTGGCCCGGGCCGGCGTCGCCATCGAGCACTGGGTGTCCCCCTCCGGCGCACGAGTGTTCTACGTCGCCAGCCGGGGTCTGCCCATCCTCGACGTGCAGGTGGATTTCGCCGCCGGCTCCATGTTCGATCCCCAGGGCAAGTCGGGCACCGCGGCGCTGACCCGCGCCCTCCTGGATCTGGGCGCCGGTGACCTGGACGAAAACGCCCTTGCCGACCGCCTGGCGGACGTGGGTGCCGTGCTCTCCGGCGGCGCCGACACGGACAGGGCCTCGGTGGCCCTGCGCACCCTGGCGGCGAGCGACAAGCGCGGCCCGGCGCTGGAAGTCATGCGCGCCGTGCTGACCGCCCCCCGCTACGATGCTGCCATCTTCCAGCGCGAACAGGCCCGCACCGTCACCAGCCTCAAGGACGCTCTCACCCGCCCCGACGCCATCGGCGGCCGCGCCTTCTGGAAAGCGCTCTACCCCGATCACCCCTACGGCCGCCAGTCGTCCCCGGAGAGCGTCGCCGCGCTGAGCCGCGACGAAGTGCTGAGCTTCTACCGGAGCCACTACACGGCCAGGAACGCCAGCGTCACCCTGGTGGGCGATCTTTCCCGGGCCGAAGCGGAGACGATCGCCGAAGCCCTCGTGGCCGGCCTGCCGGCAGGAGCCGTCGCTGCCCTGCCCGCCCCGCCCTCGTCGCCCAAGGGCGGACGTGACGACGTCGCCCATCCCGCCGCCCAGGCCCACATCATGGTCGGCCTGCCCACCGTGGAGCGCGGCAATCCGGACTTCTTCCCGCTGCTGGTGGGCAATTACACCCTGGGCGGCGGCGGCTTCGTCTCCCGCCTGATGAAGGAAGTGCGCGACAAGCGGGGCTACGCCTACAGCGTCTATAGCTACTTCGCGCCCCTGAAGCAGGCCGGTCCCTTTCAAATCGGCCTGCAAACCAAGCGCTCCCAGGCCAGGGACGCCCTTGCCGTGAGCCTCGACGTACTCAAGGCCTTCCTCGCCGAAGGCCCCACGGCCCAGGAGCTGGAAGCCGCCAAGGCCAATCTCACCGGCAGCTTCCCCCTGCGCCTGGACAGCAACAAGAAGATTCTCGACAACGTCGCCAACATCGGCTTCTACGGCCTGCCCCTGGACTACCTGGATCGCTACCAGGAGAAGATCGCCGCGGTGAGCGCCGCAGACGTGCGCCGCGCCTTCGCCCGCCACGTCCGCATCGAGAGTCTGGTGACGGTGACGGTGGCGGCTGACTGA
- a CDS encoding dynamin family protein, whose protein sequence is MSLGHQFAAYSEWRSALSACIGEFQEWLAENELSDAQTDLRLTQLLDRLREDRLNVAFVAEFSRGKSELINAIFFADYGNRMLPSSAGRTTMCPTELLYDAARPPRIELLPIQTRGATASVGEYKKFPDEWHWVTLDVESPEAMQEALKHVSETVRVLPQEAGRLGFQVGDNDADAYRVGEDGQVEIPRWRHAVINFPHPLLKEGLVILDTPGLNAIGAEPELTLSLLPNAHAVLFILAADTGVTQSDLTIWKEHIGEGGAARRGRMVVLNKIDGLWDELKTGEEIEAEIRKQVDSCASILNLPPRQVFPVSAQKGLVAKINGEAELLTRSRLPLLESALSEELIPAKQDIVRDNTETEFGEVHRRVRGLLESRLAGLREQLTELNELRGKNKGVVEYMMGKVRAEKDEFEAGLQRYYAVRSVFSTLTNRLFSHLGIDALKQLTRETRESMDSASFSKTLTDSMGHFFSESRGALQKSSGEVEEILSMMDAIYKKFSVEHGLKLGAPTPFSLLRYLKEIDRLEQWCKTHLATMVNLLTHEKRNIIHKFFDEVAVLVRRAFEHANRDAELWLKAIMAPMETQVREHQIQLKRRLESIKRIHQATDTLEDRIGELDSVEASLLQQIQGLETIATGLRQLLAPTQAALRAA, encoded by the coding sequence ATGTCCCTCGGTCATCAGTTCGCCGCCTACAGCGAGTGGCGATCCGCGCTCTCCGCCTGCATCGGCGAATTTCAGGAGTGGCTCGCAGAGAACGAGCTTTCCGACGCCCAGACCGACCTACGCCTCACCCAGCTGCTCGACCGCTTGCGGGAGGACCGGCTCAACGTCGCCTTCGTCGCCGAGTTTTCCCGCGGCAAGTCGGAGCTGATCAACGCCATTTTCTTCGCCGACTACGGCAACCGCATGCTGCCCTCTTCGGCCGGGCGCACCACCATGTGCCCCACCGAACTTCTCTACGACGCGGCGCGTCCCCCCCGCATCGAACTGCTGCCCATCCAGACCCGGGGCGCCACGGCGAGCGTCGGCGAATACAAGAAATTTCCCGACGAGTGGCATTGGGTCACCCTCGATGTCGAGTCTCCGGAAGCCATGCAGGAAGCCCTGAAGCACGTCAGCGAGACCGTCCGGGTTCTGCCCCAGGAGGCCGGGCGGCTGGGCTTCCAGGTCGGCGACAATGATGCCGACGCCTATCGGGTGGGCGAGGACGGTCAGGTCGAAATTCCCCGCTGGCGCCACGCGGTGATCAACTTCCCCCACCCCCTGCTGAAGGAAGGTCTGGTCATCCTGGATACCCCCGGTCTCAACGCCATCGGGGCGGAACCGGAACTGACCCTCTCGCTGCTCCCCAACGCCCACGCCGTCCTGTTCATCCTGGCGGCCGACACCGGGGTGACCCAGTCCGACCTCACCATCTGGAAGGAGCACATCGGCGAAGGCGGCGCGGCGCGGCGTGGCCGCATGGTGGTGCTGAACAAGATCGACGGCCTGTGGGACGAGTTGAAGACCGGTGAGGAAATCGAGGCCGAAATCCGCAAGCAGGTCGATTCCTGCGCCTCGATCCTGAACCTTCCGCCACGGCAGGTCTTCCCGGTTTCCGCCCAGAAGGGCCTGGTGGCCAAGATCAACGGCGAGGCGGAGCTGCTCACCCGCAGTCGCCTGCCGTTGCTCGAATCCGCCCTTTCCGAGGAACTCATCCCCGCCAAGCAGGACATCGTGCGGGACAACACCGAGACCGAATTCGGCGAGGTGCACCGGCGCGTGCGGGGCCTGCTGGAATCCCGTCTGGCCGGCCTGCGCGAACAACTGACCGAATTGAACGAATTGCGCGGCAAGAACAAGGGCGTGGTCGAGTACATGATGGGCAAGGTGCGGGCCGAGAAAGACGAATTTGAAGCCGGCCTGCAGCGCTACTACGCCGTGCGCAGCGTTTTCTCGACCCTGACCAACCGGCTGTTCAGCCACCTCGGCATCGACGCCCTCAAGCAGCTCACCCGGGAAACCCGGGAATCCATGGACAGCGCCAGTTTCTCCAAGACCCTCACCGATTCCATGGGCCACTTCTTCTCCGAATCCCGTGGCGCCCTGCAAAAGTCGAGTGGCGAGGTGGAGGAAATCCTCTCCATGATGGATGCCATCTACAAGAAATTCTCGGTGGAGCACGGCCTCAAGCTCGGTGCGCCGACGCCTTTCTCGCTGCTGCGCTACCTGAAGGAAATCGACCGCCTGGAGCAATGGTGCAAGACCCACCTGGCCACCATGGTCAATCTTCTGACCCACGAAAAGCGCAACATCATCCACAAGTTCTTCGACGAGGTGGCGGTGCTCGTGCGGCGCGCCTTCGAACACGCCAATCGGGACGCCGAACTGTGGCTCAAGGCCATTATGGCTCCCATGGAAACCCAGGTGCGGGAGCACCAGATCCAGTTGAAGCGCCGCCTGGAAAGCATCAAGCGCATCCACCAGGCCACCGATACCCTGGAAGACCGCATCGGCGAACTGGATAGCGTCGAGGCCTCGCTCCTGCAGCAAATCCAGGGGCTGGAAACGATCGCCACAGGCCTGCGCCAGTTGCTTGCCCCGACTCAGGCAGCGCTACGGGCGGCCTGA
- a CDS encoding YfhL family 4Fe-4S dicluster ferredoxin, which translates to MALMITDECINCDVCEPECPNEAISQGAEIYEIDPGKCTECVGHYDEPQCVQVCPVDCIPKNPEKAESEDQLWVKYEKLTGNKRP; encoded by the coding sequence ATGGCCCTGATGATTACCGACGAATGCATCAATTGCGACGTTTGCGAGCCCGAATGCCCGAACGAAGCCATTTCGCAGGGAGCGGAAATTTACGAGATCGACCCCGGCAAGTGCACCGAATGCGTCGGCCACTACGACGAGCCCCAGTGCGTCCAGGTCTGTCCGGTGGATTGCATCCCCAAGAATCCTGAAAAGGCCGAAAGCGAGGATCAACTCTGGGTCAAGTACGAGAAGCTCACCGGCAACAAGCGGCCCTGA
- the ftsE gene encoding cell division ATP-binding protein FtsE: protein MIAASGLTKRYPGGFEALRDVSFEVSVGEMVFITGHSGAGKSTLVKLVAAIERPTSGSLVVNGQNLAALRKSALPYLRRHFGLVFQDQKLLFDRSVLENVLLPLEIVGLPRREAVRRAQAALDKVGLLAREKARPIALSGGEQQRLAIARAVVNRPTVLLADEPTGNLDAASALEVLEIFESFHQVGVTVVVATHDPQWIERYRPHVLCLDHGRLAA, encoded by the coding sequence ATGATCGCCGCCTCCGGCCTCACCAAGCGCTACCCGGGCGGCTTCGAGGCCCTGCGGGATGTGAGCTTCGAAGTGTCGGTCGGCGAAATGGTCTTCATCACCGGCCACTCCGGGGCGGGAAAATCGACCCTGGTCAAGCTGGTGGCGGCCATCGAGCGGCCCACCTCGGGGAGCCTGGTGGTCAATGGCCAAAACCTCGCCGCTCTCCGCAAGAGTGCCCTGCCCTACCTGCGTCGCCACTTCGGCCTGGTGTTCCAGGATCAGAAACTGCTCTTTGACCGCAGTGTCCTGGAAAACGTCCTCCTGCCCCTGGAGATCGTCGGGCTGCCGCGGCGGGAGGCCGTGCGCCGTGCCCAGGCCGCCCTGGACAAGGTGGGGCTGCTGGCCCGGGAAAAGGCCCGCCCCATCGCGCTTTCCGGCGGCGAACAGCAGCGCCTCGCCATCGCCCGGGCCGTGGTCAATCGGCCTACGGTGCTGCTGGCCGATGAACCCACGGGCAATCTGGACGCCGCCTCGGCTCTGGAGGTGCTGGAAATTTTCGAGTCCTTCCACCAGGTCGGCGTGACCGTCGTCGTCGCCACCCACGACCCCCAGTGGATCGAGCGCTATCGCCCCCATGTGCTGTGCCTGGACCACGGGAGGCTCGCCGCGTGA
- the ftsY gene encoding signal recognition particle-docking protein FtsY, whose translation MFSFFKKSGEPDQPAAEAAPSWRERLFRGLSRTRAQWGGKLKSLFSRGKVDDELLEELETLLLTSDVGIEATQHLLDALKARAKRDKLETPEAIQKALADALAETLAPLEAPLVIAGHKPYVIMIAGVNGAGKTTSIGKLARYFQGQGKSVLLAAGDTFRAAAREQLQTWGERNGVTVIAQEGGDPAAVIFDAIAAAKARGIDVVLADTAGRLPTQLHLMEEIAKVRRVIRKVEPDGPHETLLVLDANIGQNGLAQVRAFDKAIHVTGLVVTKLDGTAKGGVLAAIARQCPKPVRFIGVGEGIDDLRPFVARDFVDALFE comes from the coding sequence ATGTTCAGTTTCTTCAAGAAGTCCGGCGAGCCGGATCAGCCGGCCGCCGAGGCTGCGCCTTCCTGGCGCGAGCGGCTTTTCCGCGGCCTCTCCCGCACCCGCGCCCAGTGGGGCGGCAAGCTCAAGTCGCTCTTCTCCCGCGGCAAGGTGGACGACGAGCTGCTGGAGGAACTGGAGACCCTGTTGCTCACCTCGGACGTGGGCATCGAAGCGACCCAGCACCTGCTCGACGCCTTGAAGGCCCGCGCCAAGCGCGACAAGCTGGAAACCCCCGAGGCCATCCAGAAGGCCCTGGCGGATGCCCTGGCGGAAACCCTCGCGCCCCTGGAAGCGCCGCTGGTCATTGCCGGCCACAAGCCCTACGTCATCATGATCGCCGGGGTAAACGGGGCGGGCAAGACCACCTCTATCGGCAAGCTGGCCAGGTATTTCCAGGGCCAGGGCAAGAGCGTCCTGCTCGCCGCCGGCGACACCTTCCGGGCGGCGGCCCGGGAGCAACTCCAGACCTGGGGAGAGCGCAACGGCGTCACCGTCATCGCCCAGGAAGGCGGCGATCCGGCCGCGGTCATCTTCGACGCCATCGCCGCCGCCAAGGCCCGCGGCATCGATGTCGTCCTGGCCGACACCGCCGGCCGCCTGCCGACCCAGCTTCATCTCATGGAGGAAATCGCCAAGGTGCGCCGGGTCATCAGGAAGGTCGAGCCCGACGGTCCCCACGAAACCCTGCTGGTGCTCGATGCCAATATCGGCCAGAACGGCCTGGCCCAGGTGCGGGCCTTCGACAAGGCCATCCACGTCACCGGCCTGGTGGTCACCAAACTCGACGGTACGGCCAAGGGCGGGGTACTGGCCGCCATCGCCCGGCAGTGCCCGAAGCCGGTGCGCTTCATCGGCGTGGGCGAAGGGATCGACGACCTGCGTCCCTTCGTCGCCCGGGATTTCGTCGACGCCCTGTTCGAATGA
- the mutM gene encoding bifunctional DNA-formamidopyrimidine glycosylase/DNA-(apurinic or apyrimidinic site) lyase, with the protein MPELPEVEVCRQGLHPRLVGQRIRRATIRFWQLRSAIPAALPDKLADAEIAALERRGKYLLFDCRRTGGRGWLIVHLGMTGSLRLLGPEVPAGRHDHVDLELDGALLRYHDPRRFGLLAWHEGDDPGSDPLLASLGIEPLGEAFDGAWLHAATRGRRGPIKSFLMEAHQIVGVGNIYAAESLFRAGIRPDRAAGGLGKDACRRLADAVRQTLNEAIAAGGSSIRDYVHHDGGTGWFQIACAVYGRAGEPCRRCGGTVGRLRQGGRTTFFCPGCQR; encoded by the coding sequence ATGCCGGAATTGCCGGAAGTCGAGGTTTGTCGCCAGGGGCTGCATCCCCGTCTGGTCGGGCAGCGCATCCGGCGGGCGACGATTCGCTTCTGGCAACTGCGTTCTGCCATTCCCGCCGCCCTGCCGGACAAGCTCGCCGACGCCGAGATCGCCGCCCTCGAACGGCGCGGGAAGTACCTGCTGTTCGACTGCCGCCGCACCGGCGGGCGCGGCTGGCTGATCGTCCATCTGGGCATGACCGGCAGCCTGCGCCTGCTTGGCCCGGAGGTGCCCGCGGGGCGGCACGACCATGTGGATCTGGAACTGGACGGCGCCTTGCTGCGTTACCACGATCCACGCCGTTTCGGCCTGCTGGCCTGGCACGAGGGGGATGATCCCGGCAGCGACCCTCTGCTGGCCTCTCTGGGAATCGAGCCGCTGGGCGAGGCATTCGACGGGGCCTGGCTCCACGCCGCGACCCGGGGACGGCGCGGGCCGATCAAGAGCTTTCTCATGGAGGCCCACCAGATCGTCGGTGTCGGCAACATCTATGCGGCGGAGAGTCTGTTCCGGGCCGGCATCCGGCCGGACCGGGCCGCCGGGGGGCTGGGGAAGGACGCCTGTCGGCGTCTGGCCGATGCCGTGCGTCAGACCCTGAACGAGGCCATCGCCGCCGGCGGGAGCAGTATCCGCGACTACGTCCATCACGACGGCGGCACCGGATGGTTCCAGATCGCCTGCGCCGTCTACGGCAGGGCCGGAGAACCCTGTCGCCGCTGCGGGGGAACCGTGGGGCGCCTGCGCCAAGGCGGGCGGACCACCTTCTTCTGTCCCGGCTGTCAGCGGTAG
- the coaD gene encoding pantetheine-phosphate adenylyltransferase, with amino-acid sequence MLDHRIAIYPGTFDPMTRGHEDLVRRAALLFERVVLAIAESPAKRPHFALADRVSMAREILADVPNVDIVGFNTLLMNFVHERGAKVIVRGLRAVSDFEYEFQMAGMNRSLYPEVETVFLTPGEQYMFISATMVREIARLGGDVGKFVQPCVEQRLRASNSVQ; translated from the coding sequence ATGCTCGACCATAGAATCGCCATTTACCCTGGCACCTTCGACCCCATGACGCGGGGTCACGAGGATCTCGTGCGCCGTGCCGCGCTGCTTTTCGAACGGGTGGTCCTGGCCATCGCCGAGAGCCCGGCCAAGCGCCCCCACTTCGCCCTCGCCGACCGTGTGAGCATGGCCCGGGAAATTCTCGCCGATGTCCCCAACGTGGACATCGTCGGCTTCAATACGCTGCTCATGAACTTCGTCCATGAACGCGGCGCCAAGGTCATCGTCCGCGGCCTGCGGGCGGTGTCCGACTTCGAGTACGAATTCCAGATGGCGGGAATGAACCGCAGCCTCTATCCGGAAGTCGAAACAGTGTTTCTGACCCCGGGCGAGCAGTACATGTTCATTTCGGCGACCATGGTGCGGGAAATCGCGCGCCTGGGTGGCGACGTGGGCAAGTTCGTCCAGCCCTGCGTCGAACAGCGCCTGCGGGCAAGCAATTCAGTTCAATGA
- a CDS encoding tetratricopeptide repeat protein: protein MPRSLAAALLLACSVNCCLAAEAAKPAPKRAPPAAPAVEMRESDADFYGRTVFQVLIAEFALQRGQLDIGVGAYADLARRTRDPQVVARATEVALVARQGEVALELARLWTQIEPDSQRARQSASTALVMLNRIEDLAPEIAALLEKDKASLPDHLLRLNRLLGRHADKQAVQRLIDAVAKPYEGIAEAHLAMATAAANAGDHPRALSESARSLELRPDWEAAALLRAQLLARQSQGEATALLRDFVGSNAGAKDARLALARLLIAEKRYDESRGHFDRLLKDFPDNPEIIYPVAMLALQANDPVTGKAQLEKLLSGDFKDKATVRFFLGQIEEEARNLDAALAHYRQVDSGEQHVPARARAAQILAGKGKLEEARQLVRETTGRTPEEKTQLLLAEAHLLREAKRTDDAFALLNAALHKAPDDTDLLYDSALLAERLGKFDILEARLQRLLEIKPDHAHGLNALGYSWADRNVRLGEAYELISKATSLAPNDPFIMDSLGWVLYRQGKSADALKTLERAYGLKADPEIAAHLGEVLWSLGRRDEARSLLLEAVRKNPESEVLAEAVRKFGKP from the coding sequence ATGCCCCGTTCCCTTGCCGCCGCCCTTCTTCTGGCTTGTTCCGTCAATTGCTGCCTGGCCGCTGAAGCCGCGAAACCTGCGCCCAAGCGCGCGCCACCGGCCGCCCCCGCGGTGGAGATGCGCGAGAGCGATGCGGATTTCTACGGGCGAACGGTCTTTCAGGTCCTGATCGCCGAATTTGCCCTGCAACGCGGCCAATTGGACATCGGCGTCGGTGCCTACGCCGACCTGGCCAGGCGGACCCGGGACCCCCAGGTGGTCGCCCGGGCGACAGAAGTGGCCCTGGTCGCCCGCCAGGGCGAAGTCGCCCTCGAACTGGCGCGGCTGTGGACCCAGATCGAACCCGATTCCCAGCGCGCCCGCCAGTCGGCGTCGACGGCCCTCGTCATGCTCAACCGCATCGAGGATCTGGCGCCGGAAATCGCCGCCCTCCTGGAGAAGGACAAAGCCAGTCTGCCCGACCACCTCCTGCGCCTCAACCGCCTCCTGGGCAGGCACGCCGACAAGCAGGCCGTCCAGCGCCTGATCGACGCCGTGGCCAAACCCTACGAGGGCATTGCCGAGGCCCATCTGGCCATGGCCACCGCCGCTGCCAACGCGGGGGATCATCCCCGGGCGCTGAGCGAATCGGCCCGTTCCCTGGAACTGCGCCCCGACTGGGAAGCCGCGGCCCTTCTGCGCGCCCAGTTGCTGGCGCGCCAGTCCCAGGGCGAGGCGACCGCCCTCCTGCGCGACTTCGTGGGCAGCAACGCGGGGGCCAAGGACGCCCGGCTGGCCTTGGCCCGCCTGCTCATCGCGGAGAAACGCTACGACGAATCCCGCGGCCACTTCGACCGCCTGTTGAAGGATTTCCCCGACAATCCGGAAATCATCTACCCGGTGGCCATGCTCGCCCTGCAGGCGAACGACCCGGTTACGGGCAAGGCGCAACTGGAAAAGCTGCTGAGCGGCGATTTCAAGGACAAGGCCACGGTACGCTTTTTCCTGGGGCAGATCGAAGAGGAAGCCCGTAACCTGGACGCCGCCCTCGCCCACTACCGCCAGGTGGATTCGGGCGAGCAGCACGTTCCGGCCCGCGCCCGGGCAGCCCAGATCCTCGCGGGCAAGGGGAAACTGGAAGAGGCACGCCAACTGGTGCGCGAGACCACCGGCCGCACGCCGGAGGAAAAGACTCAGCTCCTGCTGGCCGAGGCCCATCTGCTGCGGGAGGCCAAGCGGACCGACGACGCCTTCGCCCTGCTCAACGCCGCCCTGCACAAGGCACCCGACGACACCGACCTGCTTTACGACTCGGCCCTGTTGGCGGAACGCCTGGGCAAATTCGACATCCTCGAAGCCCGCTTGCAGCGCCTGCTGGAAATCAAGCCCGACCACGCCCACGGCCTCAACGCCCTGGGCTACTCCTGGGCCGACCGAAACGTGCGCCTGGGCGAAGCCTACGAACTGATCTCCAAGGCGACGAGCCTGGCCCCCAATGATCCTTTCATCATGGACAGCCTGGGGTGGGTGCTCTACCGCCAGGGCAAGTCCGCCGACGCCCTCAAGACGCTGGAACGCGCCTACGGCTTGAAGGCCGACCCCGAGATCGCCGCCCACCTCGGCGAGGTACTGTGGTCCCTGGGCCGCAGGGACGAAGCCCGGAGCCTTCTGCTCGAGGCCGTGCGCAAGAACCCGGAAAGCGAAGTGCTGGCCGAGGCCGTGCGCAAGTTCGGCAAGCCTTGA
- the rsmD gene encoding 16S rRNA (guanine(966)-N(2))-methyltransferase RsmD, protein MNTVRIVGGDWRRRLLRFPDSEGLRPTPDRVRETLFNWLGQDLTDQACLDLFAGSGALGFEAASRGASRVTLVEQNAKVFAALKTNAALLGGAARVELLRGDALQYAASTASRFDLILLDPPYRHGWIDRLVPHLDRLAREDAALYVEAEYAIDSLGPWTTTRRGRAGEVHYHLLRREPA, encoded by the coding sequence GTGAACACGGTCCGCATCGTCGGGGGCGACTGGCGCCGCCGCCTGCTGCGCTTTCCGGACAGTGAAGGTCTGCGCCCCACCCCCGACCGGGTGCGCGAAACCCTGTTCAACTGGCTGGGCCAGGATCTCACCGACCAGGCCTGCCTCGACCTCTTCGCAGGCAGCGGTGCCCTGGGCTTCGAGGCCGCCTCCCGGGGGGCCAGCCGGGTGACCCTGGTCGAGCAGAACGCAAAGGTTTTTGCGGCGCTCAAGACCAACGCGGCGCTTCTTGGAGGCGCGGCGCGGGTAGAGTTGCTGCGCGGGGATGCGCTACAATACGCCGCCTCGACGGCATCGCGCTTCGACCTGATCCTCCTCGACCCGCCCTATCGGCACGGATGGATCGACCGACTGGTCCCCCACCTGGACCGCCTGGCCCGGGAAGACGCAGCGCTCTACGTCGAAGCCGAATACGCCATCGACTCGCTGGGCCCCTGGACGACGACACGCCGGGGCCGGGCGGGGGAAGTCCATTACCACCTTTTGCGGCGGGAGCCCGCCTGA